The stretch of DNA CGGCGAATACACGTGCATCAATCCTGCAATACTGATCTCGACTGGCTTCGCGCAAATGTTTCTCTTCGGCTCGACTAAGGGCAGAGCGGACAAGGGCTCGCGCTTGCCGAGCCAACAGTTGCTCGCGTTCACATTGCCCTTTCATCTCCGAGGTATCAGTGCCGGCGTACGGACAGGAATATAGGCTCCATCGAACGGGGGAATCCTGGGCAGGCTTAGTATGCAGGCACCTGCAATGTAGCAGGTATGACACAGCGCCTGATCAAAATCAAAGTAGACCTGACTTTGGCCTGGAACCGGCCAGAAGAGAATCACGGCAGTGAGACTGACGACATAGACCTTGATAATTCAGGAAAGAGATCTTACCGCATCCTACCTAATCAACATGCAGAGAATGCGCAAACTACAGAAAAAGCATACTTCTCGAGTCCAGAAAATTCACCAGGAACTACGTGTCATGGACACTTCTGATGCGTCAGGCAGGGTGAGCGGCCGAGGAAGAGACGGCCGCGTATGCGGATGGGAAGCTCCAGTTACAGAACCTTGAGCCCATCCCGGAGATCTGGCCTAGGGTAAGCTTTGGAAGGCCACTCCTGGCTTGTCCCTTCTCATCACCTGTATGAACCGTTGCCCTCCGCTCGAATCTGGCTGTGTGTGTGGCTGCCGGTTGGAAAATTCTTTCATGTACGCTTCGGAGACGACGAAGAAAGGTTTCGTGATGCAGAGCGGCTTGGGTTCGGTGTAATAGCGCCACACGCGCCGGACCTCACAGACCGTAGATGTAAAGCGTAGATGCCTACAGTCGGCCCTGTGAATAGGCATAACGAATGATACAACGCTGGGCTAAGAGCGGTACTGTGGGTTGGTGTGGTGTCCCCAACGGGATTTGAACCCGTGTTACTGCCTTGAAAGGGCAATGTCCTAGGCCAGGCTAGACGATGGGGACGAAGAGACTCCGTACAAGCGGGTTGATTCATACCATACTTGATTGAGAGGTGTCACTAGTCTGCCTGACTCCTGCCTTCGGAAAAATTGCCGACTCCTGGGACAATCGGCTGATTGACGATCTGCCCTCAACCACAGTACTCTGCAACTGTGGATACTCGTGCACATCATCGCCCCGACGAACCGCTCGCTCCGGGCTCGCAAGCAACGAACCTCACGGCCGAGGCGTGCAGTTTGCTATCGGCGGACGACCTGCACCTCTTTAACGAAGGATCGCACTTCCACCTCTACGACAAACTGGGGGCACATCCCGCAACCTTCCAGGGTATCGACGGTACCTACTTTGCGGTGTGGGCACCGGAAGCTGAGCAGGTCTCGGTCTTCGGGACCTTCAACCATTGGGATCCCACACGCCATCCTCTCCACCCCTGTCAATTTTCAGGCATTTGGGAGGGGTTCGTCCCTGGAGTGGGAACGGGCACCCTGTACAAATTTCACATCCGATCGCGGCACCACGGTGCGGTGCTCATCAAGACAGACCCGTTTGCCAAACTAAACGAAATCCCGCCGAAATCCGCCTCCGTGGTCTGGAACCTTGATTACACCTGGCAGGATCACGACTGGATGCGCACCCGCGCCCAGCACAACGCGCTGGATGCTCCGATCAGCATTTACGAAGTACATCTGGGCTCGTGGATGCGGGTTCCCGGCGAAGGCAACCGCTCCCTCAGCTATCGCGAAGCCGCGCCGAAACTCATCGAATATGTACAGCGGTTGGGCTTCACTCACGTGGAGTTCCTCCCCCTGATGGACCACCCGTTTTTCGGCTCCTGGGGGTATCAAACGACCGGATATTTTGCCCCCTCCGGCAACTATGGGACGCCGCAAGACCTCATGTTCCTGATCGACCAGCTCCACCAACACCGCATCGGAGTGATTCTGGATTGGGTCCCGTCACACTTTCCGACCGACGAACACGGGCTGAGCCGATTCGACGGCAGCCATCTCTTTGAGCATGCGGATCCCCGCCAGGGGCTCCACCCCGATTGGGGGACGGCGGTGTTCAACTACAGCCGCAACGAGGTGCGAAGCTTTCTCATCAGCAGCGCGCTCTTCTGGCTGGAGCAGTACCATGCCGACGGGCTGCGAGTGGATGCCGTGGCCTCAATGCTGTATCTGGACTATTCGCGAAAGGAAGGCGACTGGATTCCCAACCGCCACGGCGGCCGGGAAAACTTGGAGGCCATCACCTTCTTGCGCCAACTCAACGAAGAAGTCTATCGCCGCCATCCGGATGTGCAGACCTTTGCGGAAGAATCCACCTCCTGGCCATCCGTCTCGCGACCAACCTACGCCGGTGGACTGGGCTTCGGCATGAAATGGGATATGGGATGGATGCATGACACACTGGAGTACATGGCACTGGATCCCGTGTACCGCAAACACCACCACCGCAATCTTACCTTCCGCATGCTATACGCCTTCCAGGAGAACTTCCTGTTGCCGCTGTCCCACGACGAAGTCGTCCATGGGAAGGGCTCGCTCCTAGGGAAGATGCCTGGCGACGATTGGCAGAAGTTCGCCAATCTCCGCGCGCTGTTCGGCTACATGTATGCGCAGGCGGCGAAGAAGCTGATTTTCATGGGCGGCGAAATCGGTCAGTGGCGGGAATGGGCTCACGATGACAGCATTGATTGGAACCTGCTTCAGTACCCGCCTCACCAAGGTCTGCAACGATGGGTCGCCGACCTCAACCAGCTCTACCGCGCCGAACCGGCCCTGCATGATTTCGATTTCGACCGGCGAGGATTCGAGTGGATTGATTGTCAGGATGTGGATGCCGGGATCATCAGCCTCTTACGCCATGGCCGCGGACCGGGACAACACATCGCCGTCGTCTGTAACTTTACGCCGGTTCCACGACTGCACTATCGCATCGGTGTCCCGCACGGCGGGTATTGGAAAGAACTCCTGAACAGTGACGCGGCCATCTACGGCGGGACCGGACTCGGGAATCTCGGCGGCGTAACCGCGGAGCCTATTCCGGCCCATGAACGATCACACTCGTTGACCCTGACCCTGCCACCGCTCTCTGTGCTGTTCTTCAAGTCTGTGCCGTAGGTTCAAGTGCGGTCTCGCCTTTCCAGCGCCTCTAGGGTAGGATCGCGACATCGAACAGACAACGTCGCGCACCAGATCCACACGACCGAGGAGGCAACGATGGCGATTCGCTCACTGACAACTTCGATAGGGCGGGGCGTGGTGTTGCTCATGATCGGCCTCACCTTTGCGCACTGCTCACATGACATCCATGAGAAACGCGCCGACACCATCAAGGATCATGTCGAAGCCTTTTACGATCACTTGAAACATGATCGCGTGGCAGCCGCCATCCGAGAGAACGAAGCCATCGAACACCTCTCATCCCAGTTGGGCGAGATCGTCACTCGACGCGTCAATCAGCCGGGAACCAACCAGGTGG from Nitrospira sp. encodes:
- the glgB gene encoding 1,4-alpha-glucan branching protein GlgB, with translation MDTRAHHRPDEPLAPGSQATNLTAEACSLLSADDLHLFNEGSHFHLYDKLGAHPATFQGIDGTYFAVWAPEAEQVSVFGTFNHWDPTRHPLHPCQFSGIWEGFVPGVGTGTLYKFHIRSRHHGAVLIKTDPFAKLNEIPPKSASVVWNLDYTWQDHDWMRTRAQHNALDAPISIYEVHLGSWMRVPGEGNRSLSYREAAPKLIEYVQRLGFTHVEFLPLMDHPFFGSWGYQTTGYFAPSGNYGTPQDLMFLIDQLHQHRIGVILDWVPSHFPTDEHGLSRFDGSHLFEHADPRQGLHPDWGTAVFNYSRNEVRSFLISSALFWLEQYHADGLRVDAVASMLYLDYSRKEGDWIPNRHGGRENLEAITFLRQLNEEVYRRHPDVQTFAEESTSWPSVSRPTYAGGLGFGMKWDMGWMHDTLEYMALDPVYRKHHHRNLTFRMLYAFQENFLLPLSHDEVVHGKGSLLGKMPGDDWQKFANLRALFGYMYAQAAKKLIFMGGEIGQWREWAHDDSIDWNLLQYPPHQGLQRWVADLNQLYRAEPALHDFDFDRRGFEWIDCQDVDAGIISLLRHGRGPGQHIAVVCNFTPVPRLHYRIGVPHGGYWKELLNSDAAIYGGTGLGNLGGVTAEPIPAHERSHSLTLTLPPLSVLFFKSVP